Genomic DNA from Thermopolyspora flexuosa:
TCGGCCTGGGGACCGCCGTGGCGCTCGGCGTGGGCGCGATGCGGCTGGTCGCGGGCGAGCTGAGCGCGACCGAGCTGCTGCTGATCCTCATGCTCACCGCCGAGTGCTTCCGGCCGTTGAAGGAGCTGGAGTCCGCCTACCACTCCAGCTACAACGCCGTCCCCGCGCTGACCGCGATCTTCGAGGTGCTGGACGCCCCGGCACCGGCTCAGGGCTCGGGGACCGCCTCCCGCCACGACGTCGGCTTCCACGACGTCACCTTCACCTACCGGGACCGGGACCGGCCCGCCCTCGACGGGTTCACGCTGCGGGTCGCCCCCGGCGAGCGCGTCGCGCTCGTCGGCCGCTCCGGCGCGGGCAAGACCACCGTCGCCGCCCTGCTGCTGCGCTTCTTCGACCCCCAGCAGGGGCGGATCACGATCGGCGGCACCGACATCAGGGACCTGCCGCTCGACGAGCTGCGCTCGCTCATCGCCGTGGTGTCGCAGGACACCTACCTCTTCCACGGCACGGTACGGCACAACCTCACGCTGGCCAGGCCGGACGCCACCGACGCCGAGCTCGAGGCGGCGATCCGGGCGGCGCGCGCCGGCTTCGTGCACGACCTGCCCCAGGGCCTCGACACGATCGTCGGCGAACGCGGCCTCAAGCTGTCGGGCGGCGAGCGGCAGCGCATCGCGATCGCCCGCGCCCTGCTCAAGGACGCCCCGATCCTGATCCTGGACGAGGCCACCTCCAGCGTGGACGCGGCGAACGAGTCCGGCATCCAGCAGGCCCTCGACGCGCTCACCGGCGGCCGCACCACGATCATGATCGCGCACCGGCTCTCCACGGTCCGCGACGCCGACCGCGTCATCGTCATGGCCGACGGCCGGATCGTCGAGGAGGGCGACCACGCCGGCCTGCTCGACCGGGGCGGCGCCTACGCCCGCCTCGTCGCCGCCCAGGAAGGAGCCGTCTGATGCTCGCGCTCACCAAGCTCCTCGGCCCGCACCGGTGGCTGCTGCTCGCGGCGGTGCTCAGCGGCATCGCCCACCATCTGGTCGTCCTGGCGTCGGCGGGCGTCGGCGCGTGGGTGGTGAGCCACGCCATCACCGGTGCGTCCGCCGACGAGCTGCGCGGCGGCCTGATCGCGCTCGGCCTGCTGCTTCCGCTGCTCGCCGTCACGCCGTGGCTGGAGTCCTACCTCGCCCACGTGGCCGCCTTCCGCGTCCTGGCCGACGTGCGCGGCCAGGTCTACGCCGCCTTCGACCGCCTCGCCCCCGGCTACCTGCTGCAGCGCCGCTCCGGCGACCTCGGCTCCGCCGCCATCGCGGACGTGGAGCAGCTTGAGCTGTGGTTCGCGCACACGCTGAGCCCGCTGGTGAGCGCGGCGACCGTGCCCGTCGCGGCCCTCACCGCGCTCGCCGTCTTCCACCCGGCCCTGGCGCTCGCGCTCGCGCCCGCGCTCGTCGCGCTCGCCCTCGTCCCCGCCTGGCTGCGCCGCCGG
This window encodes:
- a CDS encoding ABC transporter ATP-binding protein — translated: MITRLLSLSPAVRPRLAALVVLLITITATYVGQGVLVAQSLARIFAGRPVSSIVWFLAGIAALQLVRSAALAVRESVALRASGAVKAELRRRLTAKLLLLGPGWTQRGRTGSTQTSLVDGIETVDAYIGRFLPQTIASLLGAVGVTSFLFVLDPIIGVAVLACAVLMAVLPLASNRVLKDRNDAWLRGYRGLYAENLDALQGMATLKAFNASGRRGRELAAFAERFCRDSIRLMAIVVAYVGGMAFVIGLGTAVALGVGAMRLVAGELSATELLLILMLTAECFRPLKELESAYHSSYNAVPALTAIFEVLDAPAPAQGSGTASRHDVGFHDVTFTYRDRDRPALDGFTLRVAPGERVALVGRSGAGKTTVAALLLRFFDPQQGRITIGGTDIRDLPLDELRSLIAVVSQDTYLFHGTVRHNLTLARPDATDAELEAAIRAARAGFVHDLPQGLDTIVGERGLKLSGGERQRIAIARALLKDAPILILDEATSSVDAANESGIQQALDALTGGRTTIMIAHRLSTVRDADRVIVMADGRIVEEGDHAGLLDRGGAYARLVAAQEGAV